The nucleotide window ataagatgatataaaaaatacatacatggaAAAGCATAAGAAATATGTAACTAATAACATtacaatacatacataatatataaaacatatataatatatatattagaaatgataataaaataaaaaactattcATACGCTATAtaaatgcatacatatatatatatataaataataatgatgttagaaatatacaatgatattagaaatatacataaaataatataaaagatgtatatctaataacattaaaatatatacataataatatacgTAAAATACAATAttgaaaacatatatacataatatatactgaaatatatatatagatatatacaatataatattagaatatttacataatatataaatattaagaatAAAACGACTAATAACAACGCTACATaagtatatacataaatatattaaaaacatatacatatataaaaaattcacACACTAATATATAGTAATcatgataattaaaatattaaaatattaaaatataaaaagcaaatataataaagatattaaaataacataataaagTAACaccatatataaacatgtatatacatatacgTACATAAAAGGTCTACATtattacataataataataataataataataataataataataataataataatagtaatagtaaaaatacaaaaagaaaatatgatataataatgagataaagaaaataaaataataaataataatatattaaaaataataaatatgatagtaaatataataatgttaaaaataataCCATATATAAAgagtatatatacatgtataataaaatatacactaatatttataataatgataatacatataataataatattaagaatagtataaataaaatgtacataacaataataataataataagtaacaataataTAACAGtaataatagcaaaattaatattacaaataatatttaagaatgAAAACAAAAAAAGGGTGAAATTGAGACCAAAACAGAATTATTGGGGggaaattagaaataaaataggaaaCAGGATCAAATTGCAACGCGCGCATGACCTAGAgagaccaaatgcacaataaacTCCTCCAGCTAAAACACGCAGCAGCATTGGGGACCGAATTGAAAAGTGCAACAAATTGTAGGGCCAAACTAAAAGCACAATAAATCTAATTGTGAAATCATAAAAAAGCGGaggggctaaaagtgcaattagcccctCCAATAAAAAATACGCAGATccttggagcgggtcgggtcaaCACGCAGGTCGGCacctaaacgacgccgtttcagtGCTTAAGTGCAAGGCCTAAAATGACGCCGTTCCAGGCCcctataaaagttaaaaaattttgaaaattaaatcatTTCTGCGTGTTGAGGAAAAAAAGAGGGAAAGAGAAACTTATTTTCTCTGGATCAAATCCAGAATCCGGCCCGGAAGGCCACCGTCGCCGTCGCAGCTCCGTCGTTGCCGGCCACCTTACACGGTGGCCGAACTTTCAAAAAAAGGTATTTTTAgttcttttttttatattttatatgttttttattcTTGTATATATATACGCGtgtaatcaaaaataaaaatgaaatcttTATGTATATGTGTGTAGATGGATGTGcatatgaaaaagaaaaatattggCTACCTTGGACTGAATCTGCTTATTGCTTACTGTTTTTTTTCCTTCGATTTGAACTGATTTCTTtgtttgaaaatttgttgttCGTATTGATGAAGAATGGCCCGTTTTTTCTCTTTTGATTTTTCTGTATTTTTTacaaactttttccttcccttttacAATAGTTTTccattcggcttttatagcccaTTTGTTACACTGTCTATTTCTTATTCTTTGCTGCTGTTGCGTGTTCTGTTTGCTGTGCAGGTAGTGGTTGAAGCGGTGCTGAGTAGGTGGTGGCAGACGTCTATGGTGGATGGGACAAGGGGAGACCTAGGTGCGGCACACCTAAGGTTTCTTTTGACTGATTTTTTTTGAATTGAAAAAGATGTGGGCTTGGTGGGCTAGGTTGGGTTGTTGGGTCAAATTGGGTTATTGGGTTAATTCAGATGGGTAATTGGGCTGTGGGTATTTAATGGGTTGTTGGGTTATAGTTGTTTTGGGTTAGTGGGTCTGATGGGTTAAGAGTTTTAATGGGTTCAATTGTAATGGGTTGGATTGGGTAGGTGGGCTTATGTTGTAAATGTAACTGGGCCTGTAACCGGGTAGTGGgcttgttttaatttagtctggTTTTGAGTGTTGGGTTTAGGGATTGTAAAAGTAGGTTTTGGGCTGGGCAAATTGGGTGTATTGGGCATTTAAGGCCCGGGCAGAATCAAGATTGTACAGCAAGCATTTAACATGACAAGGATATCAGCCCCGGATGGTCCAAAGCGGCGAGCAAAAATTGACAAAAGAATCAAGCATTCACCAAATTATAGAGGGCGACAACAAAATCATCCCAAAAATCACTCGTAAAACTAAGATTACATGTATAAGCAAGACTAAAAATCGTGCTACAAAAGCAATCAAAAACTTTTAAAACTGAAGACTTATTAAACAatggaaaaacaaacaaaaatatatataaaacttaagacaacaCGAGCCCAAATCGAATCGTGAAATCATTTATTGTTCTGAAATATTCTTAAAACAGAAACAAATTAAGAAGGTAATGAAGAGCCACCCATTTTCCAAGAAAAGCTACCGGGTAGCCAGTGAAGTTTTAGCGAACGACAGGCATCGTCATCTATCCATCACAACTTGTGAAAACAACAAAAATACCTACAAAATAGATCTGCAAACTGAAAAGAGAGAATACATGTGGagtgaataagaagaagaaagaaagaaagaattgatGGAAGGAGAAAAAAGCGAGCAATAACCAACTTGAAGGTTGACATTGTCCTTGggcaaaataaaatataagaagCAAACAACTTGGAGAAAAGAAAAAATCATATATGAAAAATACTTCAAAACATCAATAAACTTAAAATGATACATCGAAAATGTCAATATCAATATGTACCTATACCAAGAAAGTGATACAATGGCCTTTTTGCGGCCATTTTTATTGATAAGAAAAGTAAATTATATCAATTGATTGGTTCAAGTTAGTATTAAATCGGGTCAATTTTGAGTTTGAATCATTTCAATTTATAGAGGTTGTATAGgctattttgagttttgtagttTCGTATTCGTGTCGTTTCGaattcaaattattttatattcaAATCTATTTGAGTTTggataattttaaatttgagttaAATGAATTTGAGTCATTGAATATTTAagccaaaattttaaatttgacatGTGAAGATGACCACTTATTTTTTTGTTAGCGAAATTTTATATCAAGAGATTTAatgtaaaaaatttataatttaaagaaattaaaaatttagaaaaatacgAAACTCAAGAGGCATAAAAGGCACACATTTGAAAGTAACTTTCGGTTTTAGACACAAAATTGTTAGTATTTTACGTAAAAAATTTGCCAAAAACAAGAAAGCCATTATTTATTAACCTTAAAGAAGGTAACAAATATACAGATATGATGGCAAGGCTTGGGAAAAATATTTCAAACGAAAATAGACTCCACATGCGTTGAGGATATTATttgaattgatgaataaattgataTTACAAGTTAATCAAACgtgaatataattaaaaataataaaattaatagataattatttaatatattgtcaataaatttttatactttataagtgaattaaaaatatgataaatgtcacatttatttatataattatttttaaaatttttactacATTCTATAAAATCAAAATCAATGTGTTACAATAAATAATTGAAGATGGGATAAAAaagtaatttcataaattttaaatattttctaacataaaaaattcataaaaaattgctCAATAAACtttcaaatattatatataatagatATTATTCACAAGAAATTTAATTCATAAgctaaactttaattttaaaaaaacattGAAATAtgtatccaatgaaaatccatacaatTTTCAACCATACAATTTTCAACAAgtattttaaccttaaaatagACATTATTATAAAAGATGGTTATTAACTCCAAACATAATtataaaatagacatgaaaaaAACACATATAACTCCAAGTCCCAACAACATTTCATTGCTCAAATTGTCAATTAGAAAAAGTAAGGAAAAGTAGGAAACATATAAAAGAAGAGCTAAATTTGTGAATACAAAGCTTATAACACATTAAGAAAATTTTGCAATGTCATCCAATGTGTATATTAACcatacatttcatacacataATTTTCAAGATACACAAATCCTAATTATACACACAAGCAGCATGACCTCCAAGCATCACTGCAGTAAGTATGAAGTAATATTTCATAGATTAAGGCTCCACAATGATCTTACCAGTGGCATGACCATCAATGCTCTTAGCCCATGCTTCCTCAGCCTTACTTAGGGGATACTTTGAATCGATTACCGTCTTCAGCTTCCCGTCTTTCATTAAGTTAACCAGATAATCGAGGTTCTCCTTTTTCGGTGACATAAAGAGTGGTACCAGCTTCTTCTTTGAGAAGGTAAGCTTTTTTATAGCACAAGTTAGGAAAGCACTAAGACCAGGGGTTATGTCGATTACCTTCCCGTTTGAACTTAGATTAGGTTCAAAGGTAGACCAAGGAATACCAGAAGCACAGTGGATAACTACATCGTATTTGCGACCGGAAGGGCTTTTCAGAGCTGCACCGTCAGGAGTTTTGTAGTCAAGAACCTCATCTGCTCCGAGGCTTTTGACAAAATCCAGATTACGAGCCCCACAAGTAGCTGTTACATGTGTGTTTCCAAGCTTTGCTAGTTGAACTGCATAATGACCTACACCACCTGAAGCAGCAGTAATCAAGAGGTTTAATTGCTGGCCACTTCCGTCAAGCTTGACCCCAGCCCCATGGGTGACTGCTCGGTGAGCTGTGAGACCAGCCATGGGTAAACCAGCAGCTTCGGCAACTGATATTTCTGGTGGCCTTGCAACTGTCAGATTCTCCGTAGCCACAGCACATTCAGCTAGTCCACCAGTCTATCATTgcaaatataattcatattagaATATGGCCATAGCAATGTACATAATTGATATTGATTCGTCTATAATACGAGACTACAGGGCCAGACATTTTAtgctgtatttttttttttttgggggggggggaagGGGGATGTTAAGAATGAGAATGAGAACTTACCAAATGATCAAGAAGAGATACAACTTTATCCCCAACTTTGTAATTTGTGACTCCTGGTCCAACCTTTACGACTTCTCCGGCTACATCACTTGCTGCACAGGAAAATAAAAATCTTTAACCGATGATTAAAACGCGGCGATCCAAATATCAACAGAGAGAAAACTGCAAAGCTTACTGTAAGACAGGTTCTTTAATGTAACTTGCAAATGGTATATAGCTAGACAACTTTCATTTGAGATATCAGATCTTCACGTTTTAAAAGCATTAGCTCTATGACAATAGGATGCCAAAAATTACTATCAAATAACCACAAGTGCTTAAACTAAGAGACGTACAATCCAGTCTATTATTTTGTTGGTTAATTATAAAAGAAGGATATGCCTTAACAAGTAGACAAATTCTGTCCTTTAATGATAACTTGAGTTAACAAATAGACACATTTTTTTCCATCAATAGTTGCAACTAAAGCAAACTCCACAAATGTAAACCATCAGTTCAACCGGTCTGTACCGGTTCAAAGCCATTCTCCGGACCGGTACCTCTATTGGTCTGGTTCAAACATCGATAAAAAGAAAAGAGTCTCGAGAATATATAAACTACCAGGTATGTGGGGAAATTTTCTTGGTAAAACTGGGCGCAGAATCCCTTTCTGTATTTTCCAGTCAATTGGGTTTAGACTAGTTGCCTCCAGCTTAAGCAAAATTTCACCTTTACTTGGAGTGGGGATCGGAACTTCAACATGCTGGAACAAGCACAAAATTCAAAGCTGTTATGACATCAAGTCGCTGGCTATTATTTTTTCAAGTTTATATCAAGTAGTtccatataaaaaatttaaaacacttAACTTCACTGTAAAGTATCAACCTCTCCGTCTCAGCAAATCCTTAATTTACTTCAATTCCAGAAAATTCCACTATCCTAGTGCTTTGCGGCACTCATTCAAATTATCTATATGCTTTCAATcacaaatttaactaataaaaatttGAATCCGACGATAAAATGGGTCAAGACTTAACTTCTCCATCAAGTCAACCTCTCAATCTCAGAtcctttttatgaaattttaattccGAATACCAAATCCCTAGTTCATTTCCGTTCCAGAAAATTCCACTTCCTTAGTAACTCACGGCACTCACTGGAATCATCTTCACGCTTTCttcaataacaaatttaactaatagaattttGAATCCGAAGAACAAACTTAGATCaatataaacactaaattaacaacctTAATTGAAATCTCCACTTAAAAGACGAACTAATATCTCAACCAAACAAAACTATATGAAGAAAAACagtacaaaaaaagaaaaaaaaaaggaaaataaataatCGTATGTAGATTTTAACCTTCAAAGCAGCAGCGCCTCCGCCATAGCTGTTATATTGTAAAGCATGCATAAGATTTTCAGCCATTTTTTTCACTAAAAGAGATCAAAtcgaagttttttttttaaggatGGCGTTTGGATACCGTAGTTGGGATTTGTATGATTTAGTTTTCGTCAACcaaatgttttaatatatatttgtatgTTAAGGTGATAGGAGaagttatttatattttatagtaaCAATTTTTAATTTGAATCTATGATAGTTGCTTTTCTGATAAAAGATTTCTCAACCAAATGCTCAGTCAGAGTATTTCATGTTGTCTGTTTAATCTTTTCTAGAAAGTGCTCTGGATAAGATTAATCAGTATTATCAACATTCAATAATATGATTCcgaaaaagaaaattaatttcCTAAAATCGAAGGACATTATTATTCTGTACAAGATTAATCTCAATTATGGTATACGTCAACTTGTCCAATGAGAAACCATATTATACAACCTAAAATTGTATGTTTTTAGTATGGTAGTTGATTATACTTGTAATGACCCCATACTTTGGTGTGTCAGAAAGTGTATTTTTGGAATTCTATTCCGTaaattaagtttgtaaatatttttaataaatatttataaaattagtggtgtagttaattaggtttcagTTTAGTGAATTCACTTAAATTAAAGGTAattaagtataaggactaaattacgtatagggtgaaagttgaattataaattaaaaattatttaaaaagctAATGTAGTAATTATacttatattataataattaaagttaaaatattttatcttaataatgtaaatgtatatatattgtataataataattaaagtataataaaacaaaataggtaaaaaacAAGAAAAGAACATACAAACTAAGAAAgataaagaaagaagaaaaggaggAGACGCACCGCCTAGGGAttcaaattgttaaaatatttaatttgttagtcaatttagtatttttttgtaattggtatgtttttgaaat belongs to Gossypium arboreum isolate Shixiya-1 chromosome 7, ASM2569848v2, whole genome shotgun sequence and includes:
- the LOC108467036 gene encoding chloroplast envelope quinone oxidoreductase homolog: MAENLMHALQYNSYGGGAAALKHVEVPIPTPSKGEILLKLEATSLNPIDWKIQKGILRPVLPRKFPHIPASDVAGEVVKVGPGVTNYKVGDKVVSLLDHLTGGLAECAVATENLTVARPPEISVAEAAGLPMAGLTAHRAVTHGAGVKLDGSGQQLNLLITAASGGVGHYAVQLAKLGNTHVTATCGARNLDFVKSLGADEVLDYKTPDGAALKSPSGRKYDVVIHCASGIPWSTFEPNLSSNGKVIDITPGLSAFLTCAIKKLTFSKKKLVPLFMSPKKENLDYLVNLMKDGKLKTVIDSKYPLSKAEEAWAKSIDGHATGKIIVEP